From the Lathyrus oleraceus cultivar Zhongwan6 chromosome 4, CAAS_Psat_ZW6_1.0, whole genome shotgun sequence genome, one window contains:
- the LOC127137842 gene encoding uncharacterized protein LOC127137842, with protein MKYGVKSDEVNDDVKLDKVNDGVKSDEVNDDVKPGARLIIVEENRLSPRFRSQWYTLFFDSDNFFPDFTVAVLLQKTCFHSEFGRIEFIFESFGPFVGYHMASNEDHPHGDETVGGAEREIKRGITVMKKVIRDRDRGVLIKVHWNEGGQLIEPNGSTLTSFIGALVRNEVPITCDNWRNKQLNEAKDKIWSEIKRCFDIEENRRDHCLKLAGKLLRGFRTFLSTTFLRDTEGTFVDAELPSKYASLISPKEWETFKSKRKTQEFKSVSETNRQRASSPAYPYRKGRVGYGRLEQSILTKENSSETSLPAHVLWKEARVGKDGKIKEDVQQIFEKCETLSQSIVPYEDTDCRSILSRALDVPEYSGRVRGKGFGITQKSLNIKKQKTPSNKELQQTLEALKAEVLELRKERERDRAAGFKDTSDKDSINCNFQPTIPEGISPCHLYLARPTYRMVGKGKVHNNLGELLHTKPLPTGSLKVSVDIALEKDALLPHPDDVSDATLLGDAIGSFVAWPTDLIIVGYETPTKSKAKDKGIAREIESVASQKEIPVAKKTEISKRTGAKKKNPSKYRACLHTYLETTDISDGCVRLIPMDGAIFGFEYAEPLGKEDFDQILYHTQLSVGVINTYMRYLYDKLMGPRGLEQRFSFLNPMKTNLTEMIRKPDEVRTYVVERFMADTDREKLFFLPFNTGDGGHWLLVAINPFKEIVYYLDSLHKDWTTYPAMKTIVDTIIQTVRAQRKIQVPKRKANNITWNRVECPRQRNNIDCGYYTLRFMKETLLMDRTDIPSDYFDEYRCAYYSKDQLDEIKEELCQFIIELQVL; from the exons GAAAATAGACTTTCTCCACGATTCCGGAGCCAATGGTATACTTTGTTTTTCGATTCGGACAACTTTTTCCCTGATTTTACTGTTGCTGTACTGTTACAAAAAACATGCTTCCACTCGGAATTTGGACGAATCGAGTTCATTTTTGAGTCCTTTGGCCCGTTTGTAGGCTACCAT ATGGCTAGTAACGAGGATCACCCACATGGTGATGAGACCGTTGGTGGTGCGGAAAGGGAAATTAAACGTGGAATAACGGTTATGAAGAAAGTTATTCGAGATAGAGATCGAGGCGTTTTAATAAAAGTGCATTGGAACGAAGGTGgacaactaattgagcctaacggttcaacATTGACAAGTTTTATTGGTGCATTGGTAAGGAATGAAGTTCCAATTACTTGTGATAATTGGAGAAATAAACAATTGAACGAAGCTAAAGACAAAATatggagtgagataaag AGGTGTTTCGACATCGAAGAAAACAGAAGAGATCATTGTCTCAAATTGGCCGGAAAGTTACTAAGAGGGTTTAGAACCTTTTTATCAACCACCTTTCTTAGGGATACGGAAGGTACTTTTGTTGATGCAGAGCTTCCATCTAAATATGCAAGTTTGATTTCACCTAAAGAATGGGAAACGTTTAAATCCAAACGAAAAACCCAAGAATTTAAGAGTGTAAGTGAAACAAACCGGCAAAGAGCATCAAGTCCGGCGTATCCCTATAGAAAAGGGCGTGTTGGATATGGACGCTTAGAGCAGTCTATA TTAACAAAGGAGAATAGTTCTGAAACATCTCTTCCggcacatgttttgtggaaggaagcccgtgtcGGTAAGGATGGAAAGATTAAAGAAGACGTTCAACAAATATTTGAGAAATGT GAGACTCTATCTCAATCTATAGTTCCATATGAAGACACTGATTGCAGGAGCATACTGAGTCGAGCATTAGATGTTCCcgagtattctggtcgggtgaggggcAAGGGATTTGGGATCACTCAAAAATCCTTGaatattaaaaaacaaaagaCTCCTAGCAATAAAGAACTGCAGCAAACTTTGGAAGCATTAAAAGCTGAAGTTCTTGAATTAAGAAAGGAAAGAGAAAGAGATCGAGCAGCGGGTTTTAAAGATACTAGTGACAAAGATAGTATCAATTGTAATTTTCAACCGACTATTCCAGAG ggcatttcaccttgtcacCTCTACTTAGCGAGACCGACttatcggatggttggcaaggggAAAGTTCATAACAATTTGGGTGAATTACTTCACACTAAACCGCTCCCTACTGGATCTTTGAAAGTCTCGGTTGATATTGCTTTGGAGAAGGATGCGTTATTACCACATCCTGACGATGTTTCGGATGCAACTTTATTGGGAGATGCCATAGGTTcatttgttgcatggccgacagACCTCATTAtcgtaggatatgag actcccacaaaatccaaagCAAAAGATAAGGGGATTGCGCGGgaaatcgagtcagttgcatcgCAAAAAGAG ATTCCTGTTGCTAAGAAGACTGAAATTTCCAAGAGGACCGGGGCTAAAAAGAAAAATCCTTCCAAGTATAGAGCGTGCCTCCATACATATTTAGAAACGACAGATATTTCGGATGGATGTGTTCGTTTAATACCTATGGATGGAGCTATTTTTGGTTTTGAGTATGCCGAGCCATTGGGTAAAGAggattttgatcaaattttgtATCATACGCAATTAAGCGTTGGTGTTATCAACACATACATGAG GTATTTATATGACAAATTGATGGGTCCGCGTGGGTTGGAGCAAAGATTCTCATTCTTAAATCCCATGAAAACGAACTTAACCGAAATGATAAGAAAACCAGATGAAGTCAGGACGTATGTAGTCGAGCGCTTTATGGCCGACACAGATAGAGAAAAGTTGTTCTTTTTACCGTTTAATACCGGCGACGG tggacattggttgttggTCGCGATAAATCCTTTTAAAGAAATTGTGTATTATTTGGATTCTTTACACAAGGATTGGACAACATACCCTGCTATGAAGACGATAGTTGACAC CattatacaaactgttcgagcACAAAGAAAAATTCAAGTACCAAAGAGAAAAGCCAATAACATTACATGGAATAGAGTGGAG TGTCCTCGACAGCGTAATAATATAGATTGTGGATATTACACGTTGAGGTTTATGAAAGAAACTCTTCTTATGGATCGAACAGATATTCCATCTGAT tactttgatgaatatAGATGTGCTTATTACTCAAAAGATCAGTTGGATGAAATTAAAGaggaattgtgtcaattcattatcGAGCTACAGGTTTTGTGA